GACACCGTCACCGCCACCGAGCCGTCGGGCGTGTCCGCCGACAGCACCGTCACCCGGAGCGTTCCGCCGTCCGTGACCACGGACGCCTCGCGCACCCCCGCCCGGGCCCCGCTCTCCTGCGGCTTCACGTGCGGCGTGTACAGCTCGCCGGCCGCGACCGTGTGCCGCCCGGTGAAGCCCCCGGCGGCCAGGTCCGGGTACGACGGGCCCGGCCCCCGCCCCAGCCAGGACAGCTCCCGCGGCGCCGCGTCGATCACGAAGTCCAGCCCGAGCCGCGCCCACTCGACCGGCCAGGTGCCGATCGGGGTGAGCGTGACCTCCACCGTGAGGGCCTTGTCCGCCACCCGGCGCCAGACGAACTCGCCGTCCACCGAGAAGTCCCGGCCGGCCGGGGCGGTGCGGGTCGTCACCCGCAGCGCGTCCTCGCCCCACGCCGACGACACCACCCGGGTGCGCGTGCGGTCGAGACCGGCCACGTGCCAGCGCTCGGCGTAGGGCGGCAGGTCCCGCTCGTCCCACCCGGGGTACCGGTCGTTGTCGGTGGGCGCCCGCCAGATGCCGACCTCGGGCCCGTCCAGGCGCAGACCGCCCAGCGAGCGCAGCCGCAGCGACACCGCGTCGAACGAGTCATCGGCCGGGGCAACGGCTTCCACCGGCTCCTCGGCCTGGTTCAGCCACACCCGCTCGCCCCGGCCGACCACGTGGCCGGCCCCGGCCCACGCCGTGTCGTGCGCGAGACGTGCCTCCACGGTCACGATCTCGGGCAGTTCGAGGGCCGCCAGCTCGTCCGGGAACGGCACCACGACCACCTCGCCCGCCGCCACCGGACCGGTCTTCAGCTCACCGGAGTCCAGCTCGCCGTCCTGCGCAGAGATGGCCGTCCAGGTGAACGTGAGGCCGCCGAGATCGGCGAAAGCGTAACGGTTCTCGATGCGCACGGCGTCGTCCAGCACGGTGATCCGGGCCGGCGAGTACCAGTGGGCCAGCGCCACCAGGCCCGGCCGCACCTCGCGGTCCGGCCCGACCAGCCCGTCGATGACGAAGTTGCTGTCGTGCACGTCCTCGCCGAAGTCGCCTCCGTAGGAGTACACGCCGTCGGAGCCGAGCCCGTGCTCGATCCACTCCCAGACGAAACCCCCGGCCAGGCGCGGGTACTGGTCGAACAGCTCCTGGTACTCCTGCAACCCGCCGGGCCCGTTGCCCATCGCGTGCGCGTACTCGCACTGCATGAACGGCAGCGAGCGGCGGTGCAGCTGGGCCGCCGTGGCGTCGAAGGGCGCGGGTGAGGCGATCTCCTCGCCGATCGAGCGCACCTCCTCGAACGAGGCGTACATCCGGGAGTACACGTCGACGTACGTGCTGCTCCAGTCGCCTTCGTAGTGGATCAGCCGGGAGGGGTCGAACGCCCGGGTCCAGGCCGCCATCGCCTCCAGGTTGGTGCCGGTGCCGGCCTCGTTGCCCAGCGACCAGATCACCACGCTGGCGTGGTTCTTGTCCCGGTGCACGGTGCGCTGCATCCGGTCCAGGTAGGCGTCCCGCCACTGCGGGTCGGCGCTGGGGTTGAGCCGCCAGCCGATCTCCTCGAAACCGTGTGTCTCCAGGTCGCACTCGAGCACGACGTAGAGCCCGAGCTCGTCGGTCAGCGCGAGCAGGTCCGGGTGCGGCGGGTAGTGCGACGTGCGCACCGCGTTCACGTTGTGCTGCTTCATCAGCAGCAGGTCCTGCCGCATCCGCTCGGGCGAGGCCACCCGGCCGCGCAGCGGGTCGTGCTCGTGCCGGTTGACGCCGCGGAACTGGATCGGCTCGCCGTTGACCAGCAGCACCGAGTCGCGCACCTCGATCCGGCGGAAACCCAGCTCCAGCGTGACGGTCTCGTTCTCGGCCTCGAGCGTGGCGGTGTACAGCCGGGGGTTCTCGGCCGACCAGGGCTCCACCACACCGACCCCGATGACGCCGCCGTCGGTGGCGTCCAGGTCGACGTCCAGCTCGGGGATCCGCAGCCGCACCGCCGAGGACGCCTCGACGAACAGGTCGACGGTGCCGGTGCCGTCGGCCGCCTCGTAGTCGGTGACCGTGAAGACGTCCCAGATTCCGCCGGCCGGGGTGGCGACCAGCTCGACGTCGCGGAAGATGCCGGGCATCCACCACATGTCCTGGTCCTCCAGGTAGCTGGCGTCGGAGAACTGCGCCACCCGCACCGCGAGCAGGTTGCCGTTCTCGCGCAGCCGGCCGGTCACGTCGAACTCGTGGGTCAGACGGCTGCCCCGGGTCTCGCCCAGCAGCTCGCCGTTCAGCCAGACCTCGGCGGCCGACTCGATGCCGTCGAAGCGCAGCACGGCGCCGTCGGTGAACGTGGCCCCGGCGTCGAAGGTGAGCCGGTAGTCACCGATCGGGTTCTCGTCCGGCGGGTTGGGCGGGTCGATCGGGAACGGGAACCGGGTGTTGGTGTAGGCGGGCTTCCCGTGTCCTTCGAGCACCCAGTGGGCGGGAACCGTGATGCCGGTCCAGTCGTCCCCCTCGGTCCAGGCGGCGTCACCGGTGTTCCAGCCGTCCTCGGGTGCCACCGCGAGGCCCCGGGACAACCGGAACCGCCAGGTTCCGTTCAGGCTCTGACGCGGGGCGGAGGAGTGCAGGCGGGCGCGAGGAGGGCGGGCTCCGGTGCCGGGCCCCTTCCGGGCGATGTTCATGCCGGTCAGGTTCTCAGAGTGGCCTGCGGGCACTGATGACCGGGGTGGGCGGACGTGACAGGATCGGGTGCGTGGCCCAGACCCCCGACACCGCCCTGCCGCCCGCCTTCGCCGAGATCGTCGACGACTTCCATGCGCTGGAGCAGCGCAACCGGCTGGAGCTGCTGCTGGAGTTCAGCCGCGAGCTACCCGCCCTGCCGGAGAGGTATCTCGGCGACCACGACGCGATGGAGGCGGTCACCGAGTGCCAGTCACCGGTGTTCGTCAAGGTCGAGGCCGGTCCCACCCCCGCCGACCCGGCCCGGGTCTTCTTCGACGCCCCGGCCGAGGCGCCCACCACCCGGGGGTTCGCGAGCATCCTCGCGGCCGGGCTGGAAGGGCTGAGCGGTCAGGAGATCCTCGACGTGCCCGACGACGTCCCGCACCGGCTCGGCCTGACCGAGGCGGTCAGCCCGCTGCGCCTGCGCGGCATGGCCGGCATGCTGGCCCGGATCAAGCGCCAGGTGAGGGAGGGCACGGCCTCGTGACCGTGCTCCAGCTCCTGCTCCCCGGCCGCGCCGAGGTGGGCAACCTGACCACCGACCCGGAGCCCACGGTGCAGGCTCTGGCCGACCTGTACGCCTACCCCGAGCCGGTGCCGGTGCGGGGCTGGGTGCGGGCCAACATGGTGAGCACCCTGGACGGCTCGGCGAGCGGACCGGACGGCGTGTCCGGCACCCTCGGCGGGGCGGTCGACAAGGCCACTTTCGGCGTGCTGCGGGGTCTTTCAGACGTCGTGCTGGTCGGCGCGGGCACCGTACGGGCAGAGAACTACGGCGCCCCCACCGCGGATCCGGCGTTCGCCGAGCGCCGCCGGGCGCGCGGCCAGCGCCCGGCGCCGGCGCTGGCGGTGGTCACCCGCAGCGGTGACGTGCCCACCGGCAACGGCGTGTTCGAGGGTTCCTCCCCCACCTTCGTGATCACCACCGCCCGGGCCGACCTGGCCCGGCTGCGCGACCTGGCCGGCCCGGACCAGGTGATCGTGGCCGGCGACGACGACGTGGACACCGACGACGCCGTGCGGGTGCTGGCCGGGCGCGGCTACCGGCGCATCCTGCTGGAGGGCGGCCCGTCGCTGCTCGGGCACTCCCTGGCCGCGGGCACGGTGGACGAGCTGTGCCTGACCTGGGCCCCGGTGCTGGTGGCCGGGTCGGGCCCGCGCATCGCGGTGGGCCCGGGCGCCGACGTCACGGCCCGCCCGGCCCATCTGATCGCGGCCGGCGACGTGCTGCTCGGCCGCTGGCTGGTGCAGCACGTCCCGAACAACTAGCGCGTCCTCACAGGCGCAGCAGGAACCGGGCCACCGCCGACTCCCAGGCGGTGGCGTCCACGTTCCACTCCTTGCAGTGCCGGGCGCCGTCGATCGACATGTAGGTGGCCAGGTCCGGCCGGGCCTCGGCGAACTTCTCCGACGGCCCGGACGGCACGTACTCGTCGTCCCTGCTGTGGATCAGCAGGATCGGGTGCTTCACCTCGGCCGCCCGGCTGACCCAGTCCAGCCGGTCCAGGTCGACCGGGGCCTCGGTGCCCGCCAGCCGCCAGGCCGAGCGGTGGGACAGCACGCTCTGCCCGAGCCGGCCCACCGCCGGTGGCACCCGGTTCATCCGGGCCTGGTGGGCCAGGGTG
The sequence above is drawn from the Kineosporia corallincola genome and encodes:
- a CDS encoding glycoside hydrolase family 2 TIM barrel-domain containing protein, which gives rise to MNIARKGPGTGARPPRARLHSSAPRQSLNGTWRFRLSRGLAVAPEDGWNTGDAAWTEGDDWTGITVPAHWVLEGHGKPAYTNTRFPFPIDPPNPPDENPIGDYRLTFDAGATFTDGAVLRFDGIESAAEVWLNGELLGETRGSRLTHEFDVTGRLRENGNLLAVRVAQFSDASYLEDQDMWWMPGIFRDVELVATPAGGIWDVFTVTDYEAADGTGTVDLFVEASSAVRLRIPELDVDLDATDGGVIGVGVVEPWSAENPRLYTATLEAENETVTLELGFRRIEVRDSVLLVNGEPIQFRGVNRHEHDPLRGRVASPERMRQDLLLMKQHNVNAVRTSHYPPHPDLLALTDELGLYVVLECDLETHGFEEIGWRLNPSADPQWRDAYLDRMQRTVHRDKNHASVVIWSLGNEAGTGTNLEAMAAWTRAFDPSRLIHYEGDWSSTYVDVYSRMYASFEEVRSIGEEIASPAPFDATAAQLHRRSLPFMQCEYAHAMGNGPGGLQEYQELFDQYPRLAGGFVWEWIEHGLGSDGVYSYGGDFGEDVHDSNFVIDGLVGPDREVRPGLVALAHWYSPARITVLDDAVRIENRYAFADLGGLTFTWTAISAQDGELDSGELKTGPVAAGEVVVVPFPDELAALELPEIVTVEARLAHDTAWAGAGHVVGRGERVWLNQAEEPVEAVAPADDSFDAVSLRLRSLGGLRLDGPEVGIWRAPTDNDRYPGWDERDLPPYAERWHVAGLDRTRTRVVSSAWGEDALRVTTRTAPAGRDFSVDGEFVWRRVADKALTVEVTLTPIGTWPVEWARLGLDFVIDAAPRELSWLGRGPGPSYPDLAAGGFTGRHTVAAGELYTPHVKPQESGARAGVREASVVTDGGTLRVTVLSADTPDGSVAVTVSPWSRKVLSTTAHHHELEADGRTHLSVDLFQSGVGTATCGPGVLPRYRLAARPGRVTLLLEEV
- a CDS encoding SufE family protein yields the protein MTGVGGRDRIGCVAQTPDTALPPAFAEIVDDFHALEQRNRLELLLEFSRELPALPERYLGDHDAMEAVTECQSPVFVKVEAGPTPADPARVFFDAPAEAPTTRGFASILAAGLEGLSGQEILDVPDDVPHRLGLTEAVSPLRLRGMAGMLARIKRQVREGTAS
- a CDS encoding dihydrofolate reductase family protein, translating into MTVLQLLLPGRAEVGNLTTDPEPTVQALADLYAYPEPVPVRGWVRANMVSTLDGSASGPDGVSGTLGGAVDKATFGVLRGLSDVVLVGAGTVRAENYGAPTADPAFAERRRARGQRPAPALAVVTRSGDVPTGNGVFEGSSPTFVITTARADLARLRDLAGPDQVIVAGDDDVDTDDAVRVLAGRGYRRILLEGGPSLLGHSLAAGTVDELCLTWAPVLVAGSGPRIAVGPGADVTARPAHLIAAGDVLLGRWLVQHVPNN